Proteins from a single region of Hermetia illucens chromosome 3, iHerIll2.2.curated.20191125, whole genome shotgun sequence:
- the LOC119652487 gene encoding uncharacterized protein LOC119652487: protein MLSFRINQGITSTNMKPAVVITLCWLLALSDSHVLAAHNYLYPSPIPYALGYSYHNPTLFHPYTYDVALKEQLSNYQNEGVESDDGASSKLGVNGETVKDRENGVEIVKLPTSMPRTNGDLKYYTFSYPIVYTIPTPLSWPAASQFHRQDELGQYHYGYANALSAKEEVKTLDGVTRGSYSYIDSNHKLQTVHYVSDAAGFRVSATNLPKDPEPVEIPDSDEIRLAKLEHFKAQHEALERLRIANLEDARRAESEKNL from the exons ATGTTGTCTTTTCGGATCAATCAAGGAATTACCAGTACAAACATGAAACCAGCG GTTGTGATCACGCTATGCTGGCTGTTAGCACTATCCGATTCCCATGTTCTCGCAGCTCATAATTACCTTTACCCAAGTCCTATCCCGTATGCCCTGGGCTATTCCTATCACAACCCAACATTGTTTCATCCATACACGTACGATGTTGCCCTGAAAGAGCAATTATCCAATTACCAGAATGAAGGAGTCGAAAGCGATGATGGAGCATCTTCAAAATTAGGTGTAAATGGTGAAACTGTAAAGGATAGAGAAAATGGAGTCGAAATTGTAAAATTACCAACGTCAATGCCCCGGACCAATGGCGACTTAAAGTATTACACATTCAG CTATCCAATTGTTTATACTATCCCAACACCTTTATCATGGCCAGCAGCAAGTCAATTTCATCGCCAGGATGAACTAGGGCAATATCATTATGGATATGCAAATGCTCTGAgtgcaaaagaggaagtaaaaaCACTGGACGGCGTGACCCGTGGATCTTATTCGTATATTGATAGCAACCACAAACTGCAAACAGTCCATTACGTTTCAGATGCAGCTGGCTTTCGAGTCTCAGCCACAAACTTGCCAAAGGATCCAGAACCTGTGGAAATTCCAGACTCTGATGAGATACGCTTAGCAAAATTGGAGCACTTTAAAGCACAACATGAAGCCCTTGAACGTTTGCGAATAGCCAACTTGGAGGATGCAAGAAGAGcggaaagtgaaaaaaatttgtaa